The Eretmochelys imbricata isolate rEreImb1 chromosome 4, rEreImb1.hap1, whole genome shotgun sequence sequence TGGGATATACTAGATATGAATGTAcctagatactatagtgatgtgTGTGCTATAAAGGTTGAAGATAGATACATGCTGTTTATTTTGCTTATCATATATGTTTGCGAAACTGAGCCACCAAAGCAGATCAGTGCCTGAATTTTAGGCACAATTACTGCTCTGATATTTTTAGCTCTGTTATTTCCTtttgtaattttcttttattcctagatttaattttaataaactgTCTTTGGAGGATGAGGAAGGAGAAGACAAGTCACAAGAAGGGCTGAATAAAGCCAGCAAAGGTGGACTTATCTATGGCGATTATCTACATGTAAGTGTGAGGACTGGATTATGTTACTGCCCTGATGCCTGTTACAATCTGAGATGTTGACATATGGCACTGTCCTTTCCCTCCCTTTGCCAGCGAAGGTCAACAATCAAGGCAAGTCCTTCTGATCACTGTTTCACTCCCAGCTCTAAGGATGTATCCACAGGCATCGGTATCTCTTGACATTTGAGCTAAACAAACATCTCCCACCCCAGATTCCATGACAGCTCACATACCTGTTAATGTTAATGGGACGCTTggttattttttaactttttgagaAAACAAATTGGATTTTGTTGTTTAGATGGGAATTATTTTTAGTCCTGCAGCTAAATTGTGAATGGAGAAGGGTTGAAGTAGAGAGTTACACTGAGATGCATATAACACATCACCTTGATAAATCACAGCAAAGCAGAAGATTCATTATTTTAGCAGATGGTTACTCAGGGCAAACCTCCAGTATGCTCAGCAGGGGCTGTGCAGTTCCCATTAACCATTCTGCTTAAATTCCCTGAGCTGTAATCTGAAAAAATACATCTAAGTGTCTGTAAAATGTCTTAAATTTAGCTCATGGACCCAGTTTTTTCATCAGTTGCACTGAtgtaaactgaaataaattaagTTGCTCTAGTCTTATACAGAATTTGTCCCAATAGTTATATAATTacataattacatttaaaaaacaatgtcaACAGTCAGAAGTTAGAAAATTCCAGTAATAAGATTCCTGGGCAACTTTGATTCAGCACGCTTGTGTGTCTTCATACAATACGGTCTTTAATAAGATGATCACCATAGCATTTTTTCTACAGGACTTCTGCCTCACTGAAAATGAATTTCATTCAGATATTATTTATAGACTACATTAGCTATTTTCCTTTCCTATCCTTTCCTTATCATctttaataaaaagcaaatgaaaaagctGTTCAAATGGCTTTTTGAACTATACTGCCTGAAAGAACACATGAGTATCTAAAAGTCATTAGATGGCTAGATTTTGCCATTTTTCTTCATGTTagagattaatagattttaagaccacAGGCAACCATTGTGATCAACtaatctggcctcctgcataactcaggcaatttccctgaattaatttctgcttCAAGTTCAAAAGtagtggttgaactagagcatatcttttagaaaaacagcctatcttgattttaaaacttccagtgacggagaatccaccacaacccttggtaatttgttccaatggtttaaTTGTCCTTCCTGTTGGAAAATTGTGCCGTATTTCTCATCTGAATTTGTtgagctttaacttccagccattggattttgttatagTTTTGTCTGCAggactgaagagccctctattatcaaatttctgttctctGTGTAGGTATTTAGagtgtgatcaaatcaccccttaacattctctttgataaactaaatagactgagcgtCTAGACTTCTAGTATCTCTCATAATTAGGGCTCTACCAAAGTtgtggtccattttggtcaatttcacaggcataagattttaaaaatcgtaaatgtcatgatttcagctgtttaaaactgaaatttcatgttgttgtaattgtaggggtcctgacccaaaaaggagtgtgtgtgtgtgtgggggggggggtctcaaggttattttaggggggatttgcaatactgctacccttacttctgtgctgctgttggcagcGATgctgtgccttcagagctgggcagctggagaagtaagggtggcatggtatggtattgtcacccttgcttctgcactgctgctggcagacCACTGCTTCAAAGCTGGGTGCCTGGCTAACAggcactgctctctggccacccagctctgaagacagtgcagaAAGAAGGGTGGTAATACCGTGACCCCCCCCTTCAATAACCTTGTAACCCCCCTTCAATTGCCTTTTAGAttaggacccccaatttgagaaacgctggtctcccccatgaaatctgtatagtttaGGGTGAAAGCAcgtaaaagaccagatttcacggtctatGACGTGTTTTTTATGGCcaagaatttggtagggcccttctcataaggtatgttttccaaaTAGTACTTTATTCTGCAAATAGCCCCACTGAGGGGGCAGAATCATATTTCTTTCATCTATTCCCAGTTGTAAACAACAGAAAAAATCAATGGATTTGCTCACTATTAAAATGtagaataaataaaatgcaaCTAAAGACCAGTATGcggggggtttgttttgttttgttgtattcACATAAATTCCCATCAGAAACATTTTGTCCAAAACACAACAGTGGAGCTTTGAGATTATTACAAAAATTCTTTCTTTTAAAGCTGGACAAAATATTGAATGCTCAACAGCTGCAGAgtgaaaaaaaaggaaacaagatcCATGATGAGCATCTTTTCATTGTGACCCATCAAGGTAAGCTGCAGGACAGAAAAAGGTAGTTGTTTGGTGCAATCAcaccatttgtttgttttggagtACAGAAGCTGTTCTGATTTTGGACACAGTTATAAGTTCCTTCATGAATACCAGCTTTCTCTCCCATTTCTCTGCCAACacagtatttgtgtgtgtgtgtgtgtgtgtgtgagagagagagagagagagagagagtccataATCCATATTTGAAGAGTTTTAGTAGAGAATGAGAATACTCTTCAACATAATTAATTATATACATAAGAATGGAGATGGCTTAGTGACCTAAGCATCAGGTTTAGAACTCCTAGACTCCTCAGAACCATAGGTTCAATTGTGATGGAGCAGATTCAGCCGTCTGAAATAGTAAAATGAGTACTATGCTGTTTACTGTATTTGGGTCTTTTTTAGATGACATGCTAAAACTGAGGTTCCATCTTTATCTTTTTGGACATTACACATCCCAGGGTGCTTTGTGTAAGAGCACTGGTTTGTCCTGATAGCCTGGCCAGGTTTTCCCCTCTGCCCAACTGTTGTTAAATTGCTATATGCCACCCTAGAGTTCCAAAAGTGAATATACTGTGATTAGTTCTGTTAACAGTCTCAGGTGCTAAATTATTTCATGCAACAATGGTCTGAAGAAGGGAGAGATTCTTTAAACAGCAGGTACATTTGTAAATCAGTATTTCTTACACCCCAAACACACGGAAATAgaacattaattttaaatgaaggtttAACAATAAATTCGGAAATTAACCTCCGAATCTACTTGCTTAACTTCTTTCTACATACCAGCAATGGCAATGAAATTAACACTAACAATGCCTTTCTCATTGTAGCTTATGAACTTTGGTTTAAGCAGATTCTGTGGGAACTGGACTCAGTTCGGGTGATCTTTCAGAATGGCCGTGTAAGTTATGTGCAAATATTTATCATATAAAAACCCAAGCCTCTTTCTGAAAGTTTGATTTTTACTATATCCACACGTACCCCAAAAATGAGATTTAAGGCTGAAATTCAGCTCTTTAGTGACACCACTTTGCCATTATGATAGTCCACATATTTTGATCTGTAAAATCATGCACTGTTCTGAGGACTGTATCTTCTAAAGTAACTGGCCTACACAGATCACTCTTCAGGAGCAATCACTTTGGCCATACCAGTCACAAGCTCTGGTGATGGTTATTTGTGTGGTATTTTACTGCCAAAAAAGCATGGCTAGGggaaaaattatatataatatactagaggttttcttcctattttattTACCAGCAATTTATACACTGATGAATAATAAAAACAAGTATTTTGCATAAGTGAACCAGAAAATTCAGAGGTAAGGGACACTTtcaacataaaaataataattgtaaatgattttttaaaaatatgaattatttaaaatgattatttttatgtTGAAAGGGTCCCTTTCCTCTGAATTTTCTGGTTTGCTTATGCAAAATACGTAATGTTTTTATTATTCATCAGTGTATAAATTGCTGGtaaataaaataggaaaaaaatcctcTGGTATTTGGATGTGATTTGATGAAACTGGAGAGGAATTATCAAATCAACAGCAGATGCTTATATGATGacacctgggggaaaaaaaaggtgaATATTTTGAGCTTTTATTAACACTGCCCTGAAGCGAAATTCTTTATACACTTATGAATTGTAATGACAAACTCTTGAGTTTCTTCTGATGTGTTGTCAATCAGAGATGGCTGGCTGTATGAGATTTTAATAATAAACTGATAGTTGTAAATGAAAATCCAGCACTTGTGATGTTATAAAGATATATATGTTGTTTGGAAGTAGACCTGGTAGtaaaatgtggaaaaaaaatgcaaaaagtttcatgaaaaattagtcatccccccttttttttttactgaaatttagtatgttgattattttttgttgaaatctgaaattcagaaaattttaaccatctctaaaatgggataCATTTCTCCATGAAAGTAATATTTTGTtgaaaagtaattaaaaatgttgaaaaattgaaattcagAAACCGGTGGGAGGATTATGAAAAAGATTAAAATGTAGCATTTTCATCCCTCCATTGATATTTCTTGGTCGTGCTCATTGACTGCCTCAGAAATCTCAAGAggaatcctgatcccattgaaggcaatggacgTGCTGACACAGAGTTGGCTTGGGAACGGCTCtgcagttccttccccactcactTCTCCTGTTTCTTCCTTTATTTCCCCCTTCTGCTTGCTAGCAAGCATCTTCTCAGCTGTGCCACGACTTTCTTAGCCACATTAGTGCTCCTGCTTCCTCTGGTCTGCTTCTCCATTGACTCTAATAGAATTACACTGTGGATGACTTTGGCCTAGACTTTCAACTCTTTCAGTAACTTTCTGAGTTaaaaacatggggaaaataaTTCCTTTATAACTGACCCAGTTAGAATGAGTAAGCAGCCAGACAAAAAGCCCTCACAGTTGATCTTTTAAGCATAAGCCTAAAAAGTATGATTTTAGTTATATGCAGGAGTCTACATTTAATACAagactttgctattgatttttacATGGAATACACTGAGCTACTGCAGTGATGGATGAATAACACCCTAAAAGAGATTGATGGGTAGAACACCAAGGTATAAACGGCTTATCAGCTCATCATTCTCAATCTGGTCATAAGTATTTCTTTTCTAATAAGGTGAGAGATGAGAGAAACATGCTCAAGGTTGTTGCTCGAATGCACAGAATTTCAATGATCCTTAAATTACTTGTGGAGCAATTTTCAATTCTAGAAACTATGACTGCATTGGACTTCTTTGATTTCAGGTaaatatgatttattttttattgattAGTATCAGTGCTTATGTAACTGTCCTCACTAGAGCTAACAGTGCGGTTTGAATCCAGGACTTTCAGAACAGAAAGCCTGAGCCTCTACCACTCAGCTGAAGAACTAAATCAATTAGGTCAGCACCATGAGTGTGTATTTGGGAGAGAAGCAGCTGTACTAGTAACCGATAAAGGTCATTAACAGTCTCTAACTTGATTGCAAGTCCAATGTATTGTGAGATTTTTAAACAGATGTTTGTCTTAATTATTGGTATGTGACTTTGCTAGCTGAGATCACCATtacaaaactaaaataacagtATGTAAATAATCAAACTGTCCTGTCATTTGGTAATGCCAAGCTAAGACTTAGCAATTTCCTTACATTTCTCACAGCCACAAGTTCTCTGCAACATTTTATGTCAATTCATAAACTTGTGTGGGCGAGAGAAACCCACGCTCCACATCTAGAGCATGAGCTAGATGTTTTAACCCATTGGTTCTGGGACTTCACATATCTAAACTTCATAAGGTTTGCAGTGGTCCTGGATCACTGAAATATAATGTTTCAAAAGCCTATGGAAGCAGCACGTTGCTGCCAGCTTTTTGCCACCAACCCTCCATCTCTCTTCACTTCCCCCTTTCCCACCAGGAATTTCTCCTCTCCATCTACCAATAGAAGCAGACAGTGGGGCCTGGAAGCCTGTATACCTCTTTCTGGCTGCTAGTCTGGCTTCTGGGACCCATCTGCCTGTCTCGCTTCCAGGAAAGAACTCCTAACTCTTTCACTCCCAAGCTCCACTGTTGCTGCATGCACCCCCATTCCTAGCTTTCCTGTGGTTTCCACTTGGGTCACCTGTGGCCATGTCATCCAACTCCCAGCCCTTCCTGGATCCTTTTGGCAACCTATATATTTGTTTtggagtaacagccatgttagtctgtatttgcaaaaagaaaaggagtactgggggcaccttagagactaaccaatttatttgagcataagctttcatgagctacagctcatttctaATTTGCCCTATTACCACTTCATAATACCCCACAAAATATCATTCCTGGCCCTTAAAGGTTACCAGAATCCTTTTCTCccatttttaaacttaaaaagaaaagggggagagagagaaataagtgGATTAACCATCTATTTTGAGAGATCTTCAATTGCAATTTTCAGAAATGTATTATTGTATAATAAGCAATTATACAACCAAATCAATGACTTTCAATTCCATTATTATAATCATCTTACCCTTTATTTTTGAACCACTAAAACTGCCAGGGAATGAGAATCATGGCTATTCTTATTAATTAGTTCTTCCAACTTGCCAACATAGTTTAATTTTACATCAGTCCCACATAACAAAAAACTAGCCTTGGTGACACCGCTACCTTATCCTTTTGTCCAGAAAAAACCCCGAACAAAAAATTGTTCAGATCTATGGAATAATTTAAACACCAATAAACATATtatagtttgtttattttaattttaatgactTAAGACACCTTTCTTAATACCTGTTTGGCTGTGTATGTttagaaataaattaatattCATGTTAAATTTCCTCCtgaatgtgttttttaaatattgatttcaatgtatAATTTGTTGttatttacttaaaaataaagaaatcagaTTTTCATTGTGATACCTGGGTTGCAACAAAGGAGATGTCAATGTTGTAGTATATCAGAGACTCTTATTTGAAATGCTTTTCATGTTAGAAATGTCTATGtaggttttttttagttttggaTAGGAAAACCACAAAATACCCTTATTATTGAAATAATATGTAATTACTCTATCTTCTTCCATACCCAAAGAGATTACTTGATCCCAGCATCAGGTTTTCAGAGCCTGCAGTTCCGCCTATTAGAGAATAAGATTGGTGTTCCGCAGAGTCTGAGAGTTCCTTATAACAGAAGGCATTACCGTGATAACTTCAAGGGACATGAGAATGAACTGCTGCTTAAATCAGAGCAGGAGCCAACACTTCTGCAATTAGTGGAGGTAAGTGTTTAAGTATAGACCTGCCCTATTTTAAATTAGTATTCTTACCCTATTTATGGAAGGAGAAATTGACTGAGAGAGAAATTCCCAgtttctcaaaggtatttaggcattttattgaaatcaatgggagtgaggTGCCTAAACACTTTTTGGGCTGAAGTAACTTGTTCAGGTCTACAGAGGGAGTCAATATTAGATAGGATTAGAAGTGGGGAGTTTGCCTCCCAACTCTGGGGTCATTTAAGAGTAACTCATGATCTGTATCACCTATttgttttatgttgttttatttttaaggcatGGCTGGAAAGAACACCAGGACTAGAACCAGAAGGATTTAATTTCTGGGGAAAATTTGAAGTGAATGTgttaaaaggtctagaaaaggAACTGGCAATAGTTCAGGTAAATTATGTATCCTTAGTCTATCAACAAGCATAAGATATGTGATAAAAGAAGATCCTGCCATTTTAGTTAACATTTTAACCCAATCCTTGTTCCTTTCCCTTGGTTCATTCAGTCTTAAACAAACGTTGTTTTTAAGGAGCAATGGAACTATGCACTTCTTTCAGGTATTTATGGGCCAGTTTATTATTTGACTTCAGAAATGTGTGCTATTTGAGTGATTTTTTGATTGCAAAAAACagggttgaaatcctggctccagtgaagtcaataagaagtcagaatttcaccccaggcacTTGAGTCTAAAGATCAAAGTGCAACTCTTCTAAGAACAAGTCCATGGGAATCCGTATGGAAGGAAATGTTTGCATACACCATTGCGAGGTGGAACTGTGCTGTTTCACATTGCTTTACTAAATGGTACACATGGGTTTGACAAGAAGGGACTTCTACATACTGATATTGAACTTATTGAACTATATATGAATATTACCATGAGAagaatgttttgcttttaaaaacaaatcatttaGTTGCTCAAGAGGACAAAAAATATCTAGACATGAGTGATTATGTATCTAACAAAATGCTCTCATGTGGTATTTTGAGGATTCATTTTTGGAAGTGAATTTCTTTAGGtcaaatcacatttttaatgaaaaaaaaaatcctatattcAAAATCTGGGAAACTTTGACCAGTTCTAAGATTAATATCTTTCTAATTGttgggtttctttttctttcttcattcAAATGAAGAAACTATAAAATCAGATGTCTCAGAACttaaggacagatttttaaaaaaataactaattaTGTAATTGTGTCCCCATCTTGTGCATGCATTGATCTTGACTGGGTATGAAAACTGGCTAACTAATGTAGAGATTTAGGTACATTTGTGCATGCActgattgtaatttttttttgttttgcatagACAATGGTACATCTGACTTGTTTGAAAATATGGTTGTTACACTAAATGTGTAAATTCATAGAAGTATGATGCTGAAAATTGCAACTGTATAATAAATAATTCAAAAACTGTAGGCCTCTTCTAAAAATaaccattttgttttatattttaaaggccAAACAAGAGTCAGAGGAAAAAGAGGACCTACTGGCtgaacttcaaaaacaaaaagagataCTTATTTCATTATTTGATGAAAAACGCCATGAACATCTTCTTAGTAAAGGTAGGTTATGTTCACATCTGGAAAAAGATAGTTTAAGAACAGTAACTGGACCCTTTGTgaaaagaagtttaaaaatataagGAAGGAAGTTGTCTTAGAAAGTTACTTGTGattcgcttttttttttaatcttgagtTTTATGATTTGGCAACTTTCGAGGTAATGGTGGCATTCAGTATACAGCTACTTTTGAAGCAACTCTGATAGCTAAACACTATAATATATACTTTTTTCCTACCATATATTTTTGTATCCTTAGTTTATACTATAGTGGACTCTGGACATTTGCAGGAAAATTAACACAAAAACTAATAAAATCTGTAATTTTGCAGGAGAAAGACGAGTCTCTTATAA is a genomic window containing:
- the TDO2 gene encoding tryptophan 2,3-dioxygenase, producing MSGCPFWGNKYQFNFNKLSLEDEEGEDKSQEGLNKASKGGLIYGDYLHLDKILNAQQLQSEKKGNKIHDEHLFIVTHQAYELWFKQILWELDSVRVIFQNGRVRDERNMLKVVARMHRISMILKLLVEQFSILETMTALDFFDFRDYLIPASGFQSLQFRLLENKIGVPQSLRVPYNRRHYRDNFKGHENELLLKSEQEPTLLQLVEAWLERTPGLEPEGFNFWGKFEVNVLKGLEKELAIVQAKQESEEKEDLLAELQKQKEILISLFDEKRHEHLLSKGERRVSYNALKGALMIYFYREEPRFQVPFQLLTSLMDIDVLMTKWRYNHVCMVHRMIGSKAGTGGSSGYQYLRSTVSDRYKVFVDLFNLSTYLVPRHWIPKMNPTIHKFLYTAEYCDSSYFSSDDSD